The genome window cactccctcaccgcttctgacccgcagcgggaggggtcatttgatgatttttagcgtcgttaaaaaaagtcggttgcacgggtaactgagttgtggaggtcagatagggcagtcgctcctgccGCGCTGCTTCTCtctttttttgtagtaattccTCTCGGGATAGCTTCTTCTTTTTAGGGGCCATATCACGTGCGTTCGATCAGCCTGTGTAATATATTTCAAGTtcataaaggaaaaaaataatgcgATGCAATGATAGTTTGattcttaaattattaaaagagACTAGCGAATACATTTACACAAACAATTCATGAAAACTATTAAACCAATACGCAGAATACACAGTCCCCTGTTTTGTTAAACAGTCCCCTGTTGCGTTTTTTGGCAAAGGACTGTTGCCAGAGGACTGTGTATTTCAGTtagatttcacaatatttatgaaaccgatgtcttatagttttttaagaacCTACCGATCAATTAAGGCacaaataatgtaacaattaactataaatagagataatttaagtaattaaattacatacaattatttacCAGAGGCCTGTGTGAGGCAGCGGCCCAAACGCTAGTTCACCTCACAAATGACGCTCTAACATTAAACAGAATGGCGTATCGTTACCGCATTTGATTAGTTTGCCAACTTCACAACAATTGCATTTCGTTGCACTAATAAAacgattgtaaaatattatagttttttttaaatattgatttaaatttttggcAGGGGACTGTATTAAAATTCTCAGGACAAAGTTTACAGgagtttattaaaatgaataaagttgTAATGAGTGCttgttttacgaaaataatataatttcattatttttgtttgtgatattaACTGCCAAGTGAATGTAGTTTCATCAAGTTTTTCGGAAATCGCATTTCTAGGTGTAAATGCAGTGAAAGGGACAGCCAGGGGACTGTATTTTTCGAGCTTTTAAAacgtatagaaaaaaaattaaagtaattatgtttataaaaacaaagggcCCGTGAAGCTTCAGggttaaagtttcataaaatgtgattttttaaataagaattaaactatttattgaaaaaatcggtCCGGACAGCCGATTACGAGCTTACAGAGAATCGCCCTGATACGAATATAAAGCTTTTTTAATCGGATCGgaacaattattttcaaaatcggttTAGTAAGTTCAGAGTTTTAACTCGACATCCCAAGGTCACAAAGTAcctctttataatgttagtaaagATGTCACGCAGTACGATTTCtccattttaatttttgagTAGGTGTGAGTAGCCAACTAATTTGAAGTACCTAGAATGTCAatcgtaatttaattttatctaatttcaacattctttttattttttcagataaCAAGAAACCTGGTTATCATTGGCAGTTCCAGAAAATTGATGATGGCGATTCGTGTCAATCCAGGGAGTTACCTACTCAGAGGTCAGATAGTTCTCAATTGAATGTCAAATTAGTGGATTGCGGCAAGTTTCCATGGTACTTTAGAAAATATACACAACAAATACTCCAGAAATTGAATCCTGATGTATCGAGCGACAGTGATACCGAAGTAGATGTGCTGCAGATAGACGACTGTGAGTCCAGTGATTGTTATATTGTAGTAGATAtacacaacaataataatacagATAAGGTAAATAACGAGGTTAAGGAAAATATGGCGAATGTTACTCAAGAAAAACAAGacgagaataaaataataaacaaagttaatcAAGAAAGAATTAATACTTGGAGAAACAATATCGAATTACAAAAAGCTTTGAGTTTAAAAAACGTGGACAAAGTTGACTTCAGGCGTAACACAGGATTAGTGGGCATGAAAATAATGCCGAAAGTCATTAAAAATGGAGGGGTGGATGCTGcttctaaaacaataaaaagtagaaaacgagctaaaactaatttaaaagataaaatgaaTGCTGAAACAGGTTTAAGTTTAGTTCATAAAGATTTGCAGGAAATACCTAGCCTAAAaggaaatagttttatttgccAGCCTCAAATTAGTAATAGTAAACAAGATACTGTAGTAGAAAAACATAACTCTAGTCATATTACTATTTCTAAAAATGTGCCCCAACATATTAGCAAACCGCCAGAAAACGTTGCGCCGCCAACCTTTCCAAAATCGAATGAAATCATTGATTTGTCTTCTGAAACTAAGCACACTAAAAGTTTATCTATTTCtgataacaaaattaatgtattgaACGAAAAAGATCGTAATTTAGGAACAGTTGAGCAGGTAAAACAGGTAATATCGTCTAAGCCTACCGATAAAGTCCTTACGTCAAACGTTAGGGATATcaaaaagacaaataaatataaatttgaACAAATGAAAAACCTAAACAAGGCAGTTGTTAGCTCCCCAACATTAAATAACGATCTGGTACCAAAACTAGGACAGGATGATACCAAAGAAATGAAGCAcaccaaacaaaaaagaaacaaaaatgataatacgcaaagtaaaattattaaatctgaTAAGAAACCTAACAAAAAAGTCGAAAAACAGAAAAGTGAACCAAAATCTCCTATTTTACCGTGTAGTACTCTACCAAAGAAACCAAAACCTAAGTGCCTAGAAGAAGTTCCTAATAAATCCAGCAAGTCTGATGCTAGTACCAAAAATTTGAATGCAATTATTGGTAAACTTACAagcttaaaatattcaaatgaacaGAATTTGTTTCCGCCAAAAGAACCATCCGCAGTTTTACACAATTCTGATAATTCTATTAAACAGGCTTTACAATTTCAGTGTACTTTAACAAAACCTAGTCAAGAACGTGGAAATGATAAGACTTTAAAATCTTCAGAGAAGCTAGTGAAAAATTGCACTGAtgttcataaaattaataacaaaacttCCAGTCTTCAAAATACTCAGGCCATACCTTCTATCATTAGTACAAAAAGTTCAGTTGAACAAAAGAAATTGTCTGATAAGGTGATTCATAATGTTAGTATAAAACCTTCTATAAACAATGCCCCGGTAATGAATCCTGCGACAATCCATAAAAGCAAGCCTATTCCCGTGGTTACACCATCTAATGCTCCTAAACCAAAAAGCAtttctgaaaaatataaaaaaattattaaatcccTTGATCCTGAAtttgtagataaaaataaagtagacCATTCAGTCAGTAAGGgtaaaattaactttttctcTGTGCAAAATAGATATGCATCTGCTATAATCTTAAAGCCTAATCAACAAACAAACCGTCCAGTTGGAAACCCAGCGGAACGTTCTATGCAAGCCGTACCAAATAGCCATATACAAAAACCCAACGCGATGTCTATCCCTGTCCATACACAACAACGCTATCAAGATCTTCAACATATCTATCCTCAATATTACCAATCTTCTCCTACGGGaagatatcaaaataattatccAGGTTCCGGTGTAAACCCGGTCCCACATCAGTTTCTACCACCACATGATAATTTACAACAGAATAATCCACCGCAACCCTTTTACCAAGGTCGTTGGTTGCCACAGAACTTACTGCCTCCACCTCCACCTCCTCCCCCTCCACCGCCGCCACTCCCAGCTCCTCCATCAGGCTCTATTTTGCCAAGCAGTAATACCGTTGATCCAATTCAATATGATCCTTATTTAAACCCATCCAAATGTCCACCGATATCAAACTTAAGACAGATGCCAAATACTTTCCCTCAAAAATCAGTTAATAACCTGCTGACTAAGAGTAGTAGTATAATTGGGGTAAATAACGCAGGATTGGTAAAAAAGATTAACATTGTTGCTGTACCTGCtgcaaaacatattaaaaacagAAAAGAAACCGCAGAAGAAGTTAAAACTTTCCAAGTTTTGACTCCTCCTAACGAACCAGAAATAGTTGCAACAAAGACAGAAATGTTGGAAGAATTAGATAAAGTAACGTTTGTAGACGATTTGAGTTGTGACGGTTACAAAGAAAATAGTTTAGACGTATCAATAATGTCGAGTAAATCTGGCAGGTTTGAGTCCTTAAAGTTGTCAGTGAACAAAAACGACCAAGACCTAAAGCGACAAAGAAAAGGATATTCACCTCCAATTTTACCCATTCCAACGTATAAAAAGGTTTTGGACGACGTAGCTTCAAAGTCACAATCATGTAACAAAGTGCCACCATTAACTGCCGTAGGAGATCCGAGACTGTATCTACAAAATGAAAGCAAACCTTTGCGGGCAGAAGTTAAAAAGACTAACAAAAGGAAACTAAACCATGCATTTAATAAACCTAATGACGCTAAACGAAAAGATGATGCCAAAAAGATTTCTTtagaagaatataaaaaaagaatatgtAAGACTGATAATAAACCtgcacaaattaataaaaaagtctGTAAAGAAAACTTTAGACATAAGTCAAAACATAATCATAGAGAAAACAGTACAGACACTGATCTCGGTTATGATTCGGATACTACAGTCGTATTGTGATCACttaatacactcttttgcaaaaaaagcgggcacctatgcgaaatcttggttttaaggactgtgtttcaaaagattttaatgACTGGAATATATTGccagcatcaaaagggttattTTGCTAACTGCGTattcagttttctgaaaatcacatCGAAAATTTTTCAAAACATCGACAAAGTTTCACCAGTCTCTTAGTGATTCTCCAAAATTCTAATTTAGCTTAGACTTTTACGCATACCGGGCTAACCCGTTTGATGCTAGTCATATATTCCAGCcattaaaatcttttgaaacatacataaagtccttaaaaccaagatttcgcatagatgaccgtttttttttgcaaaagaatttattataattattatagtatTGTCTTGAAATATTTTGGTTCTCGCCAAACTTACTGGCGTTCCGCAAAAGTAACATTGAAACAGACAAATAACATTTTGGTTATTATTTAGTACAGTGAGATATAGTTATTTATGAAAGGTATAACACATTGGTATAAGACtaaaggtcatggcacattatagcggcaccgcaacagcacggctgcaggacggcgtcgcctcgaattaagactacggctagctgccagcgcgctaactacgcgttgtccgcaaggtgccagctcgccgtccgcgcgccggccgcgaggtgtaagcttgctgtcaccgcatactcaatattattttaagacagttatgattgaacacgacgtaatgacgttgtttcgctgccgactcggagtcggcgcgtaatgagcatgccgtcggcgcgctgtacgcatgaggtccgctcgcttgcagcacgcgggctgcgagccgagttgtgtggtagcgacaagcgcgctgactgctcgccgttggctttttcatattgacattacgaaatatattataatacacacgatttaatgctctaaattgaatgaccaCTTAAATGccggtgtggagccgtgctgttgcggtgccgctatactgtgccatgacccttatACCATAAGGATCAATTTAACCCAccattgtatttttatgttattagaataggtacctaattgtttTCTAGTATATACTGTAAACTGTATTGTCTAGCctttttttggtgcagttgacagttgctgtcagtCTGCATGAACAACAGTATTATTGCTTAAAaagtgacagctgtcagttgTACATAAACGCGGTAGCACAACACAAGAACCaaagtttcaattttattttttgacgtttcatcttcatgcaaataataaaaattgtatgatttaaaatcattgtgatATGATCTTCCCACGACTGTATTAAATTACCTTAACTGTATTTATTACGTAGATAGTTGTTGGCACTATCTGTATACGTAAGGAAAAGTCCTTAAAGTTTACTTTTATGGGTAATTGCTACCTCTGTAGgtgtcaaaaataattttggaaaattaacagcatgaaataaaaaaaccttttttttttacaaaaaaataaccgtCATCACGAAACATTGAAAgggacaaaataaaacttgacaTGGCTCTAGAAGTCGATGGCAAAATAAACAGCCAACAGACTTACAGACAGCGACTTCTATTCTAGAGCCATgtcaaaagttattttttctttcagtgttttgtgaagtcgatttcttttttattagaaaaacgttttttttctatatttactctttttttgttttagtcatATGACctgcatttatttttgtattgttaaaGGTGTAAGAATGGCAAATTATAGTgcatgtttgtttgaatttaaattgaGTATTGCTAGAAGCATGTGGCACAGTTGTatagtttaagttttttatacatttgtaaGATAAAAAGGTAGATTGTTCCttatatacataagtatatgtATACATTGTTCACTTGTTATATTTCTAAGTCTTaatatagttttgtttaaatataaatgcattgttttattttctggcCATTTCACTGTATAAAAATTACCAAGTTTCATGttagattttcatttattttactcaatattcttcatctatttttttaattgttaatgACATGTACGTTTCATTATGCGACTTCAAAATTATATGACATAATGAGATATGACGCTCCGTTCCTTGCAGTTACGTACCaagatcagcgccatctagccAGCATCTAGAAAACACTTAAAACGTAAATCCCTTATTCTACTAAAATCTTCAAGGTCATGGTAAAATGCGTAGCCTCATTTAAGAAAACATCTGCATTGCTGCGGCGACAATTAATCTATCCAGCTCATGGCGTCTTGCTATAATAAATCTCCGGATTACAGCCTCTTTCGTAAGGACCTCAAGAACGCTCCCCCTTGAATTATGGGAGTTTGCCTTTTCGCGCGATATCTCACTAATTAGCATCGGTAAGTATTGTAGCATTGACACTCGTagtcttacggccagtttcttcatcaaaagttaaagttaaagtaatgtctaaagtaaaagtaacggtcaaattcgttttttcaaggctaaagtgacagcaaaacgaatagaaaaattgaatttaaccgttacttttactttagacattactttatccataactttaactttaacttttgatgaagaaactggccgttagggAATTATCATTTTAAACTGTGTCAAGATATCCTATTTTCTCATtttaattgcaatttttttttgttgagaatTTTAGCCTTCTTCGTCAGTTAAGTTTTTATTcgtttgtaagtaggtacacctAGTTTATTCTATCAATTATGCGTAGCGCACTTTTGCAACGCGTTAATCTCGGGAACTGtggaaccgatttgaaaaaaatcttccaAGAGAAGTTTCCATGGGATGGGGCTACTATTCAGCTACAAAAGGGCTTaccgttttcccacggtttcgcccgcgtcccgtgggaattattgctcgtatcgggataaaatatagccaggGTTACTTTAGTGTGTAGTGTAGCTTTTCCAACAGTGATTTTTCATATCGAATCAGTTGTTTTGAGGCCTTCggggtacaaataaacaaacgtttgtaaaatatatatagatagatgaTAAAATTCTAACTCCACACACGCTGGAGTAAATATATACTTCCAATTTCTCAACACTTCCAATCCCTATTTTCTTATATCCTGCTATCCCGTTTCTAAGGAAGATACTCCCTAAATGACTGACGCACTGCAGATGCGATGACTGGCAGGCTTTAAAGTAATTCCAGTGTTTTCCGCCGGGATTCCAACGTTAGTAGTGAGTTATGAGCATATTAACAGTAACACTATGACTATGACATATGGCTGGATTGCGTTCTGTTTACTGAATTCAGAAGATGTTTTATGTGTGTTAGTGATGAATGGAGTGAGAGAGTTAGATGAagttttgtttgtataataGAAAACAAAGTAAAGAGCCATATGTAAGGAACAAGCCCTTGAAATCCTGTTTTAAggcttttttttcttattacctGTGTGTCTTACCTACTCTGCGTGGTCGGTATTTTTCCATTTTCAGCGACTATATCCACGTTCATATTTAGATTTATCTGAAAACATCTCTCCAAAGGCCGATTTTGAAGCCCTCTATCCATcaccatctcccgagccttttcctaccTATATCCTTATCCCTTAACAATTAAAAGATAAACCACCAACGTAACCGTAAACTAGCGTTAAATTGCTCTTTCTTGAACCCATAtttaatcatattaaaaaaccCTCCTCTGTAACAAAGTTTGCACAGATAACAAATGTGAGATGTCACATTACCAtagctaaataatttcacttccGCACCTGCGctgtatatattttaaaattcatagcgATTTAAATTCTTACTCTTCAATTTGCATCAGATCCGGAGCGCAAGAGCTGGAAATATGGTAAAGTAACTtgatataaaagataataataaaatgggaATCCGTTGAAGAGATGAAATTTGAAtgggaaaaattataaaattgggCACAGCttgtaatactatatttattttgaatttgatcAGGTTATTGCACTGCAAAATATCCAATTTGATTTAGTTTGGTAAAGAAGACActtaggcctcatttacggagatgcggggcgtcgcgcgttgcgttgagcggcgcggcccgcactgaattcaaatatatggcgttgtatgatttttttttttaaatttttaatggcatggcCCTCTAGCCTTTGTGCCAAATCTTCATGGCGTTGTATGAGTGCGTTTACGGAGAAGCGATTTTAGacgcgtttgtttgaattagggcgttttttgcggccgagcccgcggatggcaccgacgcgtcccacgcggcgtttatcgcggcggcgcacgcagcgGCAATTCTCGATGAAGCTATGGCCGAGGCGGAATCTTCTGTCAGTCTTATTTAGAAATCGCGCAACTTATATAGAAATGCTGCAAGTTGCGACACGTGCGCTCCCATCAAAGACTactatcctacttatattataaatgtgaaagtttgtgagaatgtatggatgtatgtttgttattcaatcacgcaaaaacggttggaccgatttggttgaaatttggtatgtagataggtgatactctggattaacacataggctactttttatcaacacaccacgcgggcgaagcagctggcggaagctagtatattataatatggcTCCCATCTCTCGCCAGCATAAAACCAGTCGATTTGATTGAGAcgagcgtgcgccgccgcgtGCTGCGCTACACGCTAGAAGATTCGCCGCGGGCGCCGCGGCAGGCACCGCCACGCTTCCCGTCTCGCTTCTCTATGAACATGGTCATATATTGCTATAAGTTTATGTTTACGCGTGCGATGATGCGTGCCGCTTCACGCGCCGCCCCaccgtaaacagaaaaaacgtccgacgcgccgcgagacgccacgccacacgcgacgcgagacgccccgcgtctccgtaaatacGGCCTTACTGTTTCGTATATAAGTAAAATATCAAgtgtgaaaacaaaaaatctaggTTTCTCACTAGCAGGGAAACACAGACACATTAGGTATGTTTCGCGATTTTTGTGGTTTTTGAagagttttataatatttggaCCACCTGTATAATATTTCCCTGCACTATTATGATCACGTACGCATCACAGGCACGCACGTCGGAGCTTGAACTTTGAAGAAGCATATCGCTCTGTAGTTAACTAAACTTAAGATCATTACTTTTCTACTACTTTACTATTCTGAAATGTATTTAGACACGGGTAtagacgtatttttattttgtctgggGAGTAAACTGCAGCTATATTATTTACTTCCAATTGAGAAGCCTTTCATATAAATTAACTTACCAAATTACTGTCCTCCCCAGACATTTTCAAAAGACTTTAAATTTATAAAACCTCATTATCCGAACGAAAATTTACTTGGGAAAACACGAAGCTTAGTTAggaatataattttgaaatacaaGCTATTGTTAAAACTAAATTTAAGACTGCTAATTATCGGTAAGTAATGATGTTGTTAATTAGGCTTAGATATTTTAATTGAGATGTTATCAGCCTCTGCTTGTGGTAAACATTGGGCTCTTTTGTGTcctgattttaaattatttgataataGGAAAAGGTGTTTGAAAAAGCCTAATATTAGTTACGTCTGCTAATATGTTggataatgaataaaatattatcaaataagtacatactcAGCGCACCTGAATAAATGTATGTAGCCTTATATTCATTCCTGATACaagatttattgaaattaactCTTCAACAAAACGGCCTAGTCGTTCGTGAGATGAGCGTGTTCAAACGGTTTAAAATGAAAGACTGtcattaaatttttaattcCTCAGTTTTATAGTCATGCAGTTTTCAGCTATGCCATTTTGAATAAACTCAGAGCAAAGTGCTTGTGTTTTCATTGCTGAGTCAGGGCAAGTTTGAGATTTAGCCAGTGGTGTGTTGTTGACGCATTAACATTTAACGGTAGTACGAAAAAGGACAAAAATGAAGAtagaaaatacttacataacactttataattatttttatgtagaactagctgtttctcgcggtttcatccATGTCTCGTAGCAACTATTTctcgtttcaaataaaaatatctaatagTATTATTCGATCGCTGACTGGATGAATTTTTCAATTTGAACGAGTACTTCCTAAGGttagttcaaacaaacaaactctccagctttacaatattagtagagacggtaaataatataaaaagtccATGAAACTTGGTCCCACCATAACCATTCGATATAACTTTCGAACTAAAATTGATTCATAACCATTGAATCATTTATCATACAAACTACACCATTTATCGAATTAACCAATTTGTGTAATTggattttaaaatcaaaaacttCGATATCTATTAATCGGAACGAATGACCAGCGATCGGAATTTGAACAATACGATTTTTGAAATTTATCGATATGGACGTCCCTTCGTTGAAAGAAACTCACCCTCAGAAGCATTATTTCAAAACTCTGtgcaagtttatttattacctaggtATGGGGGACCTTTGGTACGAAAAAACCGAAGTTTCAGACAAAAAGAAGAAACTATATTCAGCTTGGAGAATAATTATGAATGGGTATATCCTCATTGTCTTGCTTGATGAACTTCTGGCTTATGCTCGTAAAGACTTGACGGACAGAGAAAAGAATGACCTGGTACAATTTACTTTTGCCCATCCCTTGATATACTGCAAAGTGCTACCGTTGTATATCTGGCAGGATCGCATCAAGGACGTTATGGAACGTCTTCTGGAAGGTTCTAGATCAACGTTTCATTCTCTGGAGCTGGAGAAATTGTCTGTCAAACAGTATACGAGGCACTGCTTAACTTTGACGACAGTTTCTTATGTCACTCTGGTTTCTGCTTCCATTGAAGGCATAAGGCTTCATTTTATAGAAGGTAAGTTTTTTAAAGGTAGGTTATTTTGAAACGAtaagttttttaataacatttttatttcattcaacaTTGACGTATAGGTGCTATGTGTATCCGTCCGTGGCACCATGAGCCTTAAACTGATGGACCAATTTTGAttcgatttttttaatgtaaagctGAAATAATAACCGTGGCTTTAAgacatttttcatcaaaattttctCAAGTAACCAactatatatttacattttaaatatacctatatctTTTGCAGACATCCCAATTCGCACAGAAGTAGTCTACTTCCCCAATCCATCTCACACGGGCTTCATCATCAATATCATTCGATTCTTCATCGAGTTCCACTGGTATTGCATCGTCGCCATGATGGTGACCACCGACTGTCTAGCCCTGTGTTCTCTTTTGACTGTAGGCCATAAGTTCAGGGTATTAAGGTTGTATTTCCAAAACCTGAGGGAAAGGACTTTGGAGAAAAAAGGGGATAAGACGAAGGCACAGCTTGAGGAGGAGTTTATACAGGGTTTCGTGGTTGGGATTAAATTGCATACTGATGCTTTGTGGTAAGTATTTACAATTACAATTCATTTTGCCTGCTTAAGGAGTTAGGGAGAGGAAATAAGTGTggtgaaaaaatatgttgtttccTTACCAGGTGTGCCCGTAACGTGCAGAAGTCTATGAGTCCTTTGTACAGCGTCCAAGTTACGGAAAGCGTTGCCTTACTCGTCATGTGCCTCGTAAAAATGGTGGTAAGTACATATACTTATCTTTCCTTCTACCTATCCTAAGCTTAGGCCTAGGGGACATTGTGGGCCGGTTAATTGGGTTGCTCCCTGTCCCTCCCTGTTGGTCTACCGACAACAGGCCCGTGCCAAGGAGAGGTCAGCAGTTTTGTATGAATTTAATGACTTTTTACTTaccaaaaaaagaaattattctAGGCCGAAGTATGTAAAACTGCATAAATACTTGAAGTTGATCGATTAacatgaatgtatttttttgttttcaggtgGCAGAACGTAATTTCACGTACCTAGTAGCGAACTTCGCATTCATCAGTTGTCTTATAGTACTGACTGGATCTTACATGATGGCTGCCGGAGACATCACTCATGAGGTAATCATTTGCATCATTTCTTTATTGCTGTATTCTTGGTAAGTCATCGCTATATCGTATCTTCTATCTTCGTTCATGGCATGCAGCGTCAAAGCACTCCTgtctaagatttttttatctgtttacTGTAACCCAGTATTATAAGTTCATTGAAAATCTAATGGCGGCTTGGAACATCGCACGAGTTTGTGCGGAAATAAGCTTCTTGGGTTAGAAAACATTGACAAgatctttaaataaaactacttttgcGGATTGTATCGcggtaaaattaatattatttaatcccgacgtttcggagaCGTACCTTacttacagcatccatggtcacggccAACGACGAacgacgaccaacaccttaatCTGCCCgcgaccatggatgctgtaaaggatccgacaAGCTGGgattgaataatattattataaccgcgataaaatctgtaaaagttttctctaacggccagtttcttcatcaaaagttaaagttaaagtaatgtctaaagtaaaggtaacggtcaaattcgtttattcaaggctaaagtgacagcaaaactaatagaaaaattgaatttgaccgttacttttactttagacattactttagccataactttaactttaacttttgatgaagaaactggccgtaaatgtctaatattcgcgtaagtgtcagaaatcaatattgaCATAATGTGTCTGACAAatccactgacctctatattcaccactggacaggctgttgtcaacgtgcttttgtgcccgtttgataatcgccattttggcgctgttagacgtagcgagtgtccgtggtactaaaattattttacagtgaaccaatgaacaaacacttctctcacaaccatttgaaattatacgtcaaaattagttctgtggacactcgcttagacgatattggcacttcaaatgggcacaaaaaaattgctgtcaaacgtacggaacagccggtccagtggtaaatatagaggtcagtggacAAATCTCTTTCAGGCTTCACTAGTAGGCACGTCGATATTCCACAGCGGTTGGGAGCACTGCCACTGCCGGTCTGATCTCCGAGCGCTGGCTGTAGTGGCACTGCAAATGAGTCAGGTGCCAGTCTACATGACTGCCTTTGGAGTCATCACTTTGTCCTATTCTAATTTTATATCGGTAAGAACTTTGAGACATTTTGAAGTAATATCTGAAAGTAACTTCCACCCACGTTTTTTTTGGACA of Helicoverpa zea isolate HzStark_Cry1AcR chromosome 15, ilHelZeax1.1, whole genome shotgun sequence contains these proteins:
- the LOC124637183 gene encoding actin cytoskeleton-regulatory complex protein PAN1-like; amino-acid sequence: MANVTQEKQDENKIINKVNQERINTWRNNIELQKALSLKNVDKVDFRRNTGLVGMKIMPKVIKNGGVDAASKTIKSRKRAKTNLKDKMNAETGLSLVHKDLQEIPSLKGNSFICQPQISNSKQDTVVEKHNSSHITISKNVPQHISKPPENVAPPTFPKSNEIIDLSSETKHTKSLSISDNKINVLNEKDRNLGTVEQVKQVISSKPTDKVLTSNVRDIKKTNKYKFEQMKNLNKAVVSSPTLNNDLVPKLGQDDTKEMKHTKQKRNKNDNTQSKIIKSDKKPNKKVEKQKSEPKSPILPCSTLPKKPKPKCLEEVPNKSSKSDASTKNLNAIIGKLTSLKYSNEQNLFPPKEPSAVLHNSDNSIKQALQFQCTLTKPSQERGNDKTLKSSEKLVKNCTDVHKINNKTSSLQNTQAIPSIISTKSSVEQKKLSDKVIHNVSIKPSINNAPVMNPATIHKSKPIPVVTPSNAPKPKSISEKYKKIIKSLDPEFVDKNKVDHSVSKGKINFFSVQNRYASAIILKPNQQTNRPVGNPAERSMQAVPNSHIQKPNAMSIPVHTQQRYQDLQHIYPQYYQSSPTGRYQNNYPGSGVNPVPHQFLPPHDNLQQNNPPQPFYQGRWLPQNLLPPPPPPPPPPPPLPAPPSGSILPSSNTVDPIQYDPYLNPSKCPPISNLRQMPNTFPQKSVNNLLTKSSSIIGVNNAGLVKKINIVAVPAAKHIKNRKETAEEVKTFQVLTPPNEPEIVATKTEMLEELDKVTFVDDLSCDGYKENSLDVSIMSSKSGRFESLKLSVNKNDQDLKRQRKGYSPPILPIPTYKKVLDDVASKSQSCNKVPPLTAVGDPRLYLQNESKPLRAEVKKTNKRKLNHAFNKPNDAKRKDDAKKISLEEYKKRICKTDNKPAQINKKVCKENFRHKSKHNHRENSTDTDLGYDSDTTVVL
- the LOC124637027 gene encoding uncharacterized protein LOC124637027; this encodes MDVPSLKETHPQKHYFKTLCKFIYYLGMGDLWYEKTEVSDKKKKLYSAWRIIMNGYILIVLLDELLAYARKDLTDREKNDLVQFTFAHPLIYCKVLPLYIWQDRIKDVMERLLEGSRSTFHSLELEKLSVKQYTRHCLTLTTVSYVTLVSASIEGIRLHFIEDIPIRTEVVYFPNPSHTGFIINIIRFFIEFHWYCIVAMMVTTDCLALCSLLTVGHKFRVLRLYFQNLRERTLEKKGDKTKAQLEEEFIQGFVVGIKLHTDALWCARNVQKSMSPLYSVQVTESVALLVMCLVKMVVAERNFTYLVANFAFISCLIVLTGSYMMAAGDITHEASLVGTSIFHSGWEHCHCRSDLRALAVVALQMSQVPVYMTAFGVITLSYSNFISVIRSSYSFFAVMY